The genomic interval GGATACTATCTTATAGTATGACAATTGTAATACAATTATGGTATATTCAATAAGATTCTCACCGCGTGAGGAAGCACTCATACAAGAATACGCTGACCTATATCAGATGAAGATTTCCGAAGTCATTAGGAAGCTGACTATAGAGGCGATAGAAGATGAGATTGATGTGAAGGCGTTTGAAGAAGCTAAAGCACGTTATGAGAAGAATCCTGTATCATATTCCCATGAGGAAGTTGGGAAGAGGTTGGGATTCCTTTGAGTTATAGGGTAGAATATAGCGACAGCGCTATGGATTTTTTGATTAAACTCAATAAAAAGAATCCAAAAGATGCTGAAAGGATCTATAATTGGATCGGTAAGAATCTTCAAGGATGCGAGGAACCCCGCAGAATGGGTAGAGCACTTTCAGGCGACTACAAAGGATCTTGGAGATACCGCGTAGGTGATTTTAGGATTCTGACCGAGATACGTGACAATGTTCTTCTGATTTTCATCTTCCAGGTAGGAAAACGTGACAATGTCTATGATTAATCCCTTATTC from Thermoplasmata archaeon carries:
- a CDS encoding CopG family transcriptional regulator, with protein sequence MVYSIRFSPREEALIQEYADLYQMKISEVIRKLTIEAIEDEIDVKAFEEAKARYEKNPVSYSHEEVGKRLGFL
- a CDS encoding type II toxin-antitoxin system RelE/ParE family toxin, with amino-acid sequence MSYRVEYSDSAMDFLIKLNKKNPKDAERIYNWIGKNLQGCEEPRRMGRALSGDYKGSWRYRVGDFRILTEIRDNVLLIFIFQVGKRDNVYD